In the Stigmatella erecta genome, one interval contains:
- a CDS encoding double-CXXCG motif protein, translating into MKFYRPLRDPSPRYTGTLNAQHPWGLPGVEPCPTCRTGGGVGGLEYPCVDLSALPPSERKRLSDPWPVPREEFSRLRERVRPLAPPGALLEPGTRFGPLEGTGSGYFGQLFMQDPWSLYARREAFVQLQRAGIRGLQGCPLDVRFRGSRPPELLEVQLEVQGHFHPDCLPAEPRPPCAACGNDFLKLPEQPILALESLPTSLDVFRLAAWPTLIIVTGHWVEAVQRLALDGLSFQTWETR; encoded by the coding sequence ATGAAGTTCTACCGGCCGCTGCGAGACCCCTCGCCCCGCTACACGGGGACATTGAACGCTCAGCACCCGTGGGGGTTGCCAGGCGTGGAGCCTTGTCCCACGTGCCGCACCGGAGGGGGCGTGGGAGGACTGGAATACCCCTGCGTGGACCTCTCGGCGTTACCTCCTTCCGAGCGGAAGCGGTTGTCGGATCCTTGGCCCGTGCCTCGCGAAGAGTTTTCCCGGCTGCGCGAGCGGGTACGTCCCCTGGCGCCCCCAGGCGCTCTCCTTGAACCTGGCACGCGATTCGGCCCCCTGGAAGGAACCGGTTCGGGGTATTTCGGCCAGCTCTTCATGCAGGACCCGTGGTCGCTCTATGCCCGCCGGGAGGCATTCGTGCAGCTCCAGCGCGCAGGGATCCGGGGGCTTCAGGGGTGTCCTCTCGACGTCCGGTTTCGCGGCAGCCGCCCGCCCGAGTTGCTGGAGGTGCAGTTGGAAGTGCAGGGGCACTTCCATCCCGATTGTCTGCCGGCAGAGCCCAGGCCTCCGTGTGCCGCCTGTGGCAACGATTTCCTGAAGCTCCCGGAGCAGCCCATTCTTGCTCTGGAATCGCTGCCCACCTCCCTGGACGTGTTCCGGCTCGCCGCGTGGCCGACGCTCATCATCGTCACCGGGCATTGGGTGGAGGCCGTGCAGCGGCTGGCGTTGGACGGGCTGAGCTTCCAGACCTGGGAGACCCGTTGA
- a CDS encoding TIGR02269 family lipoprotein: protein MGLPGCGAAWPKVPERFFPPYELAMPPSALCFLASACMMVLLSACTTPSPALGAWEDAHPAGPSRCDEPEADQCVLLACDEGGCGVFGCEDLAPDAVSRPPGGSHVDPARGIRLPFRAPGTHRNWRRAGLREDAKPRMTFHFRYRQGFLPAFPRLEGRLIKHHLFPQEARLATWFRSNGINIHEWTMLVPEQVHLRVHKGARGGPWNEAWRHYYEAHSARPVTREELLRKAFELALRYDLAGPIHSYYSPVPPPGPQLRAP from the coding sequence ATGGGACTTCCCGGGTGTGGGGCCGCTTGGCCTAAGGTGCCGGAGCGTTTCTTCCCTCCCTACGAACTTGCCATGCCTCCCTCCGCGCTTTGCTTCCTGGCCTCTGCCTGCATGATGGTGCTGCTGTCCGCATGCACCACGCCTTCTCCTGCCCTGGGGGCATGGGAGGATGCGCACCCAGCGGGCCCCTCACGGTGTGATGAGCCGGAGGCTGATCAGTGTGTCCTGCTGGCATGTGATGAAGGGGGGTGTGGTGTCTTCGGTTGCGAAGACCTGGCCCCCGATGCGGTATCGCGTCCGCCTGGGGGGAGCCATGTGGACCCAGCCCGTGGCATTCGCCTGCCGTTTCGGGCCCCGGGCACTCACCGCAACTGGCGCCGCGCTGGCCTTCGGGAGGACGCCAAGCCCCGGATGACGTTTCACTTCCGCTACCGTCAGGGCTTTCTCCCTGCTTTTCCGCGGCTTGAAGGACGGCTGATCAAGCACCACCTCTTTCCTCAAGAGGCGCGGCTCGCAACATGGTTTCGCTCGAACGGCATCAACATCCATGAGTGGACGATGCTCGTCCCCGAGCAGGTTCACCTCAGAGTCCACAAAGGGGCACGGGGGGGGCCATGGAATGAGGCATGGCGGCACTACTATGAGGCCCACTCCGCCCGTCCTGTGACTCGCGAAGAGTTGCTGCGCAAAGCCTTTGAGCTTGCCCTTCGTTATGATCTCGCTGGGCCCATTCACTCCTACTACTCCCCGGTTCCTCCTCCCGGTCCACAGCTTCGCGCGCCCTGA
- a CDS encoding MBOAT family O-acyltransferase, giving the protein MLFTSATFLLFHLAVVALRWVLPRGLMAPLLLVSSYVFYLSWGPVYGLLMGGMTLVGWAVALGMERGWHRRMLLGISVVALLGVLAWFKYAGFLAAQGSALLRLLGHEAGTGKVDIVLPLAISFYTFELISYLVDVYRGTPAERSLWRFALYVAYYPHLIAGPIVRAGELLPQLRTPAAFDGQRFSEGVFLCLIGFTKKLVFADRLSLWADEVFTRPGAHASFGVWMGVIAYTGQIYCDFSGYTDIARGASKMLGLELPENFRLPYLSTSLTEFWRRWHITLSRWLRDYLYISLGGNRHGAWAQYRNLFLTMVLGGLWHGANWTFLFWGALHGAGLAVHKLWDGFARARSWGALRERLPYRMAAWAGTLVFVMVGWVYFRAPTFTLAHEVLGRMFLPAVGPDTLRTAWTAFPAGLRTALVLTGALAGAHVLGRFEVGPRLHGWLPAPARGVVWLALVLGCYLLAEPREQFIYFQF; this is encoded by the coding sequence ATGCTCTTCACCAGCGCCACGTTCCTCCTGTTTCACCTCGCGGTGGTGGCCCTGCGATGGGTCCTTCCGCGAGGGCTGATGGCCCCGCTGCTGCTGGTGAGCAGCTACGTCTTCTACCTGTCCTGGGGGCCCGTGTACGGCCTGCTCATGGGAGGGATGACGCTGGTGGGCTGGGCGGTGGCGCTCGGGATGGAGCGCGGCTGGCACCGGCGGATGCTCCTGGGCATCAGCGTGGTGGCCCTGCTGGGAGTGCTCGCCTGGTTCAAGTACGCCGGTTTCCTGGCGGCCCAAGGCTCGGCCCTGCTGCGGCTGCTGGGTCACGAGGCGGGCACGGGCAAGGTGGACATCGTCCTGCCGCTGGCCATCTCCTTCTATACGTTCGAGCTCATCAGCTACCTGGTGGACGTGTACCGGGGCACACCGGCGGAGCGCTCGCTGTGGCGCTTCGCGCTGTACGTGGCCTACTACCCGCACCTCATCGCGGGCCCCATCGTACGCGCGGGCGAGCTGCTGCCCCAGCTGCGCACCCCTGCCGCCTTCGACGGGCAGCGCTTTAGCGAGGGGGTGTTCCTGTGCCTCATCGGGTTCACCAAGAAGCTCGTCTTCGCCGACCGCCTCTCGCTCTGGGCGGACGAGGTATTCACCCGCCCGGGCGCGCACGCGAGCTTCGGCGTGTGGATGGGCGTCATCGCCTACACGGGGCAGATCTACTGTGACTTCTCCGGGTACACGGACATCGCCCGGGGCGCCTCGAAGATGCTGGGGCTGGAGCTGCCGGAGAACTTCCGGCTGCCCTACCTCTCCACCTCGCTCACCGAGTTCTGGCGGCGCTGGCACATCACGCTGTCACGCTGGCTGCGCGACTACCTCTACATCTCCCTGGGCGGCAACCGCCACGGCGCCTGGGCGCAGTACCGCAACCTCTTCCTCACCATGGTGCTGGGCGGGCTGTGGCACGGGGCGAACTGGACGTTCCTCTTCTGGGGCGCGCTGCACGGGGCGGGGCTCGCGGTGCATAAGTTGTGGGATGGCTTCGCGCGGGCCCGGTCCTGGGGCGCGCTGCGCGAACGGCTGCCGTACCGCATGGCCGCCTGGGCGGGGACGCTGGTGTTCGTGATGGTGGGCTGGGTGTACTTCCGCGCGCCCACCTTCACGCTCGCGCATGAGGTGCTCGGACGCATGTTCCTGCCCGCCGTGGGGCCGGACACGCTGCGGACGGCATGGACCGCGTTCCCGGCGGGGCTGCGCACGGCGCTGGTCCTCACCGGGGCGCTGGCCGGAGCGCACGTTCTGGGGCGCTTCGAGGTGGGCCCCCGGCTGCACGGGTGGCTGCCAGCGCCCGCGAGGGGCGTGGTGTGGCTGGCGCTGGTGCTCGGCTGCTACCTGCTGGCCGAGCCCCGGGAGCAGTTCATCTACTTCCAGTTCTGA